The proteins below are encoded in one region of Deltaproteobacteria bacterium:
- a CDS encoding aminoacyl-tRNA hydrolase, with protein MIQVTKDVSIPDAEVEIQAIRASGPGGQNVNKVASGIHLFFDVGASSLPETVKQGLLALSDRRITRDGVVVIKAVRHRTQEQNRDDAMSRLREFILEAMVERAPRRPTRPPRSAAKKRLETKSRVGRLKKWRRAVDSED; from the coding sequence ATGATCCAGGTCACAAAGGATGTTTCCATCCCCGACGCGGAGGTCGAGATCCAGGCCATTCGGGCCTCGGGTCCGGGAGGCCAGAACGTGAACAAGGTGGCCTCGGGCATTCACCTCTTTTTCGATGTCGGGGCCTCGTCCCTGCCCGAGACCGTCAAACAGGGGCTCCTGGCCCTGAGCGACCGCCGGATCACCAGGGACGGAGTGGTCGTGATCAAGGCCGTCAGGCATCGGACCCAGGAGCAGAACCGGGACGACGCCATGAGCAGACTTCGGGAGTTCATCTTGGAGGCGATGGTGGAGCGGGCCCCTCGCAGGCCGACCAGGCCGCCCAGGTCGGCGGCCAAAAAGCGACTGGAAACGAAGAGCAGGGTCGGTCGGCTGAAAAAGTGGAGAAGGGCGGTGGATTCGGAGGATTGA